Proteins encoded by one window of Kribbella italica:
- a CDS encoding helix-turn-helix domain-containing protein: MKTTQELAAFLRTRRERLDPSDFGLPSRRQWRRTPGLRREEVAELAGVSIDYVVRLEQARGLNPSAEVVEALAGALRLAPDERAYLFDLAQQRPRSVDKPATTAAPALVQLIADLAPLPAMVLNHRFDILSWNGEMARLLLDFDQLPPAQRNAIWLCLLHPGMRDFYVDRDSVVRDGIAYLRTAWAAHPEDEVLAAIVDEVAGGEGELARLWAGQDVKVNGRGRKTMRHPEVGSVAVDFETLAPVQDPAQLVVIYRAADEQSQAALRQLSSG; this comes from the coding sequence GTGAAGACGACCCAGGAGTTGGCCGCGTTCCTCCGGACCCGGCGCGAGCGCCTCGACCCGAGCGACTTCGGCCTGCCGTCGCGTCGGCAGTGGCGGCGGACCCCGGGACTGCGCCGCGAAGAGGTTGCCGAGCTGGCCGGAGTGAGCATCGACTACGTCGTACGGCTGGAGCAGGCTCGAGGGTTGAACCCCTCGGCGGAGGTGGTGGAGGCGCTGGCCGGGGCGCTGCGCCTGGCGCCCGACGAGCGCGCGTACCTCTTCGACCTCGCGCAGCAGCGCCCTCGCAGCGTGGACAAGCCGGCGACGACCGCGGCGCCGGCGCTCGTCCAGTTGATCGCTGACCTGGCGCCGCTGCCCGCGATGGTGCTGAACCACCGCTTCGACATCCTGAGCTGGAACGGCGAGATGGCGCGATTGCTGCTCGATTTCGACCAGTTGCCGCCCGCGCAGCGCAACGCGATCTGGTTGTGCCTGCTGCATCCGGGAATGCGTGACTTCTACGTCGACCGCGACAGCGTCGTACGGGACGGGATCGCCTACTTGCGGACGGCGTGGGCCGCGCATCCGGAGGACGAGGTGTTGGCCGCCATCGTCGACGAAGTGGCCGGCGGTGAGGGGGAGCTCGCGCGGCTGTGGGCCGGGCAGGACGTCAAGGTCAACGGCCGTGGACGCAAGACGATGCGGCACCCGGAGGTCGGGTCGGTCGCGGTGGACTTCGAGACGCTGGCGCCGGTGCAGGATCCGGCGCAGCTGGTCGTGATTTACCGCGCGGCGGACGAGCAGAGTCAGGCGGCGTTGAGGCAGTTGTCGAGCGGATAA
- a CDS encoding aldo/keto reductase, which yields MSLTLDTYRLLGRSGLWVSPLALGTATFGTEWGWGAEKAEARKLFDTYVERGGNFIDTATTYTDGSSERLLGEFTRDNREGLVLATKYSTLRRPGDPNSGGSHRKSMFASVEASLRQLNTDYLDLLYLHVWDFTTPADEILRGLDDLVRQGKVLYVAMSNAPAWEISHLQAIADLRGWSPLVGLQIEYNLINRAAERDLIPMARAMGLGVTPYSPLAGGLLTGKYTRADLTSAGTAESTRKTFNAGVGLITERNLAIADAVQQVARELGHTPAQVALAWTLQNPAVTAPIIGARTVEQLESNLEALEVDLTPTHLTHLDEAAGIDLGYPHDLLAGDHIRTVTKGTLKTEPRRQ from the coding sequence ATGTCGCTCACCCTCGACACCTACCGGCTGCTGGGCCGGTCCGGCCTGTGGGTCTCGCCACTGGCGCTGGGCACGGCCACCTTCGGCACCGAGTGGGGCTGGGGCGCCGAGAAGGCCGAAGCCCGCAAGCTGTTCGACACCTACGTCGAGCGCGGCGGAAACTTCATCGACACCGCCACCACGTACACCGACGGCAGCTCCGAGCGGCTGCTGGGCGAGTTCACCCGCGACAACCGCGAGGGCCTCGTCCTGGCCACGAAGTACTCGACCTTGCGCCGGCCCGGCGACCCGAACTCCGGCGGCTCGCACCGCAAGAGCATGTTCGCGTCGGTCGAAGCGAGCCTGAGGCAACTGAACACGGACTACCTCGATCTGCTCTACCTGCACGTCTGGGACTTCACGACGCCCGCCGACGAGATCCTCCGCGGCCTGGACGACCTCGTGCGCCAGGGCAAGGTCCTGTACGTCGCCATGTCCAACGCCCCCGCCTGGGAGATCTCCCACCTGCAGGCCATCGCCGACCTCCGCGGCTGGTCCCCGCTCGTCGGCCTGCAGATCGAGTACAACCTGATCAACCGGGCCGCCGAACGCGACCTGATCCCGATGGCCCGGGCCATGGGCTTGGGCGTGACGCCGTACTCACCACTGGCCGGCGGCCTGCTCACCGGCAAGTACACCCGCGCCGACCTGACCTCGGCCGGAACCGCCGAAAGCACCCGCAAGACCTTCAACGCCGGCGTGGGCCTGATCACCGAACGAAACCTGGCCATCGCCGACGCCGTCCAGCAGGTCGCCAGGGAACTGGGCCACACCCCCGCCCAGGTAGCCCTGGCCTGGACCCTCCAGAACCCGGCCGTCACCGCACCGATCATCGGCGCCCGCACCGTCGAGCAACTCGAAAGCAACCTGGAAGCCCTGGAGGTCGACCTCACCCCCACCCACCTGACCCACCTCGACGAGGCCGCCGGCATCGACCTCGGCTACCCCCACGATCTCCTCGCCGGCGACCACATCCGCACCGTCACCAAAGGCACCCTGAAAACCGAACCCCGGAGGCAGTGA
- a CDS encoding PRC-barrel domain-containing protein, which translates to MFPAENLRDWSGQKVIDPDGDKVGELEAVYVDTSTDEPAFVTVKVGLLGKRLVFVPVDGATVTPNAVRVRYPKKLVHEAPSIDPDGELTGAEEPKVFAHYDLPYTATTVGERRLGRR; encoded by the coding sequence ATGTTTCCTGCAGAGAACTTGCGTGACTGGAGCGGCCAGAAGGTCATCGATCCCGACGGTGACAAGGTCGGCGAGCTGGAGGCGGTCTACGTCGACACCTCCACCGACGAGCCGGCCTTCGTGACGGTGAAGGTCGGTCTGCTCGGGAAGCGGCTGGTGTTCGTGCCGGTCGACGGTGCGACCGTCACTCCGAACGCGGTGCGGGTGCGGTACCCGAAGAAGCTCGTCCACGAAGCGCCGTCCATCGATCCCGACGGCGAGCTCACCGGGGCCGAGGAGCCCAAGGTCTTCGCGCACTACGACCTGCCCTACACCGCGACCACGGTCGGCGAACGCCGCTTGGGTCGTCGCTGA
- a CDS encoding carboxylesterase/lipase family protein: MVESTAGPRRGRPFGKVARRWWPLLPVTVIAVVLAWLNRSPWWGWALVAALLIVLGATARWWLRGPVVLKAGAWLLAGVLVAAVAVVAYPSPQRRVAGGDDPRPSAVVPTREGPVQGVSNDAGTVDIFAGIPYAQPPVGDLRWRPPKPPAPRPDVFVADRFSDVPVQGSSNFFIRALTRVVEIPLEKTFVNSYPAGEDSLSLNIWRGTKPAAAKRPVLVYIPGGGFTGGSGALPLYDGEALASRGEIVTVTLNYRLGVLGFLSHPELAAESAEGASGNYGILDQIAALRWIRQNIAAFGGDPERVTVAGESAGGESVCILGATPLAEGLVDGIIGGSGACMGTTGDTERDDQADTKETATAAGRRLAENLGGATVEEMRAMPVDRIVDAAKPLKAHWRPSVDGHVLDRSPVEIYASGDQLDVPILAGSNADESSLALADPPDANVDKYQTQVRSTHGANAERFLSLYPGRTEEEVLDSLLQAETDKIMTRAMYRWARLQTRTGSAPAYLYFFSHTPPDAGLTKFGAYHGAEVMYAYDNLGKDGDADYTEADYRLRDQMSAYWVNFVRTGNPNAPGLPAWPTVAQAPDQVMEFGATSAPAPRPRRTAIDFWMSYTGPVA; this comes from the coding sequence ATGGTGGAATCGACAGCCGGTCCGCGCCGGGGGCGCCCGTTCGGGAAGGTGGCCCGGCGCTGGTGGCCGCTGCTTCCGGTGACGGTGATCGCGGTGGTGCTTGCCTGGCTCAACCGAAGTCCGTGGTGGGGCTGGGCGCTCGTGGCCGCGTTGCTCATCGTGCTCGGGGCGACCGCACGGTGGTGGTTGCGGGGACCTGTTGTGCTCAAGGCCGGCGCGTGGTTGCTGGCCGGCGTGCTCGTGGCCGCCGTGGCTGTCGTCGCGTACCCGTCGCCGCAGCGTCGTGTCGCGGGAGGTGACGATCCGCGACCTTCCGCGGTCGTTCCCACTCGGGAAGGGCCGGTGCAGGGAGTCTCGAACGACGCCGGCACCGTCGACATCTTCGCCGGCATTCCGTACGCGCAGCCGCCGGTGGGCGACCTGCGCTGGCGCCCGCCCAAGCCGCCCGCGCCCCGGCCGGACGTGTTCGTCGCCGACCGCTTCTCCGACGTACCGGTTCAGGGGTCGTCGAACTTCTTCATCCGGGCGCTCACGCGGGTCGTCGAGATTCCGCTCGAGAAGACGTTCGTCAACTCCTACCCGGCCGGCGAGGACAGTCTGTCGCTGAACATCTGGCGCGGTACGAAGCCCGCGGCGGCGAAGCGACCGGTGCTCGTCTACATCCCCGGCGGTGGCTTCACCGGCGGCTCCGGCGCCCTGCCTCTGTACGACGGCGAGGCGCTCGCCTCTCGAGGTGAGATCGTCACGGTCACCCTGAACTACCGGCTGGGGGTCCTCGGGTTCCTCTCCCATCCCGAGCTCGCCGCGGAGTCGGCTGAAGGTGCCTCGGGCAACTACGGGATCCTGGACCAGATCGCCGCCCTGCGGTGGATACGGCAGAACATCGCGGCGTTCGGCGGCGACCCGGAGCGGGTGACGGTCGCGGGGGAGTCCGCCGGGGGCGAGAGCGTCTGCATCCTGGGCGCGACCCCGCTCGCCGAAGGGCTCGTCGACGGGATCATCGGCGGCAGCGGGGCGTGCATGGGCACCACCGGCGACACCGAACGCGACGACCAGGCCGACACCAAGGAGACGGCCACGGCCGCGGGCCGGCGCCTGGCGGAGAATCTCGGCGGCGCCACGGTGGAGGAGATGCGTGCGATGCCGGTCGACCGGATCGTCGACGCGGCCAAGCCGCTCAAGGCGCACTGGCGTCCCTCGGTCGACGGGCATGTACTCGACCGGTCGCCCGTGGAGATCTACGCCTCCGGTGATCAGCTGGACGTGCCGATCCTTGCCGGGAGCAACGCGGACGAGTCGTCGCTGGCCCTCGCGGACCCGCCGGACGCGAACGTGGACAAGTACCAGACGCAGGTGCGCTCGACGCACGGCGCCAACGCCGAGCGGTTCCTGAGTCTCTACCCCGGCCGTACCGAGGAGGAGGTGCTCGATTCCCTGCTGCAGGCCGAGACCGACAAGATCATGACCCGGGCGATGTACCGCTGGGCACGCCTGCAGACGCGGACGGGCTCCGCGCCGGCGTACCTCTACTTTTTCTCACACACCCCACCGGATGCGGGTCTGACCAAGTTCGGCGCTTATCACGGGGCTGAGGTGATGTATGCCTACGACAACCTCGGCAAGGACGGCGACGCCGACTACACCGAGGCCGACTACCGACTGCGCGACCAGATGAGCGCGTACTGGGTCAACTTCGTCCGCACCGGCAACCCGAACGCCCCCGGCCTCCCTGCCTGGCCGACCGTCGCCCAGGCACCCGACCAGGTGATGGAGTTCGGCGCCACCAGCGCGCCGGCTCCACGCCCACGGCGTACGGCGATCGACTTCTGGATGAGCTACACCGGACCGGTCGCCTAG